One Brassica oleracea var. oleracea cultivar TO1000 chromosome C7, BOL, whole genome shotgun sequence genomic window carries:
- the LOC106302814 gene encoding uncharacterized protein At3g60930, chloroplastic-like, with amino-acid sequence MCSSFNFPHSTTTADDLESLYNMYGVDRSIVIDLVGTHETPETVREGYYGAYLSFFHSCGLTFPIPKPILEVLTELGLSLSQLLSNFLRHLVAFLVKAREEGLTFGLREFRQLVLVKRNKQNPGTFLVSPRPGRHVIRHIIEDIPYRDEKWREQFFVFKMDRASMVPSRSSSMSDEIRDLMKVLRRGRSNWSTFDRTRIQTAFALPAGTDRASLVEESEDEAEHSQEVVATPSVQTQSSDRLTRQLVRRLSFQTSGFTSRARASRKYPLISIHDSNDEDVSGETRPPVSLCPGSEDETVAATRKRHRSSEGALPGLSRPRFVFEGDGFSCAAQRDLISLAGRMRFAGCLLPSLTSSFEREAYAKVAVGSSKVMDAFNEYVVTMEDHVVASRNDKKIENIGFEIKRLSKELEATKREGKKDAEKIEALTEDWRRVHLENETLTSQMVAQRARNCGARGRERSGHAPRFSWASKKKEVSAEIRLQEVTANIDLLNELKDGGLTVDAELARLKGMEGDCEDFVALAPVPDWSISELDLPQVSYDSVDQVGGDSVTS; translated from the exons ATGTGTTCGTCTTTCAATTTCCCTCATTCGACTACTACAGCCGATGATCTCGAGAGCCTTTATAATATGTATGGGGTTGACCGTTCCATCGTCATCGACTTGGTCGGCACGCATGAGACTCCCGAAACCGTGAGAGAAGGCTACTATGGAGCCTATCTTTCCTTCTTTCATTCCTGCGGTCTTACCTTCCCGATTCCGAAGCCAATACTCGAGGTCCTAACGGAGCTAGGGTTATCGCTTTCCCAACTTCTCTCGAATTTTCTTAGACATCTTGTCGCTTTCTTGGTTAAGGCTAGGGAGGAGGGTCTTACTTTTGGTCTTAGGGAGTTTCGTCAGCTCGTTCTGGTGAAGCGGAATAAGCAGAACCCTGGTACTTTCCTCGTGTCTCCGCGCCCAGGTCGCCACGTCATTCGCCACATCATCGAGGACATCCCTTATCGCGACGAGAAGTGGCGCGAGCAATTTTTTGTTTTCAAGATGGATCGAGCGTCTATGG TTCCTTCTAGAAGCTCTTCAATGTCAGATGAGATCCGCGATCTGATGAAGGTCCTTCGTAGAGGTCGTTCGAACTGGTCTACTTTTGATCGAACTCGGATTCAAACTGCCTTCGCCTTGCCGGCGGGGACCGACAGAGCTTCTTTGGTCGAGGAGTCTGAAGACGAGGCCGAACACTCCCAGGAGGTCGTAGCGACTCCTTCTGTTCAGACCCAATCTTCAGATCGGCTAACTAGACAGCTTGTGAGGAGATTGTCGTTTCAAACTTCTGGGTTTACATCGAGGGCCCGAGCTTCCAGAAAATATCCCTTGATATCGATTCATGATTCCAACGATGAAGATGTTTCGGGAGAGACTCGACCTCCTGTCTCGTTGTGTCCTGGTTCAGAAGACGAGACCGTGGCGGCGACTCGTAAGCGACATCGGTCATCGGAAGGTGCCTTGCCCGGTCTGTCTCGTCCTAGGTTTGTTTTTGAGGGAGATGGTTTTTCGTGTGCGGCCCAAAGGGACTTAATTTCCCTCGCTGGTCGCATGAGGTTCGCGGGTTGTCTTCTCCCATCTCTCACTTCCTCATTCGAGAGGGAAGCCTACGCCAAGGTTGCTGTGGGGAGCTCTAAG GTGATGGATGCTTTTAATGAGTATGTCGTGACGATGGAGGATCATGTCGTGGCTTCTCGGAACGATAAGAAAATCGAGAATATTGGTTTTGAGATCAAGAGGCTTTCGAAGGAGCTCGAAGCCACCAAGCGAGAAGGGAAGAAGGATGCCGAAAAGATCGAAGCTTTGACTGAAGACTGGAGGAGAGTTCATCTGGAGAACGAGACTCTCACGTCCCAGATGGTTGCTCAAAGGGCAAGAAATTGCGGCGCTCGAGGTCGAGAGAGATCGGGACATGCGCCGCGCTTCTC ATGGGCGAGCAAAAAGAAGGAAGTGTCTGCTGAGATCCGGCTACAAGAAGTGACCGCCAACATCGATCTCCTGAACGAGCTCAAGGATGGGGGCCTGACTGTGGATGCGGAGCTTGCACGATTAAAGGGAATGGAAGGAGACTGCGAGGATTTTGTCGCCCTAGCCCCAGTGCCGGATTGGTCGATCTCCGAGCTTGATCTCCCTCAAGTCTCATATGATTCGGTGGATCAAGTCGGGGGGGATTCCGTTACTAGTTAG